The Vespula pensylvanica isolate Volc-1 chromosome 14, ASM1446617v1, whole genome shotgun sequence sequence AATTTTTGCTGTCAATGCTGCTGGAGTTAGAAGCTGCACCACATATCGTAGAGTTGTTTTTGTTCCCAACTCGCCAAGAGTAGATAATGCTTCATCATCTATTTGTAATCCTTCTGTAGTTGCTCGCAATTTTACTATTTGTTCTATTTCTGCTCTTGAATAAGGTAATGTGCGTATAATAAGCAATCTATCCAATAAATCTAAAGGTATTCCATGTGGAGATATTATATCTTCAGTTCCTCTGATCACACAACGACCACGATTTGTAGCGAATATAACTATAGGTGCTATAGCACTTTCTAAGGCACGGTGAAGATAAGTAAATGTTTCAATATCTAACATATGTACTTCATCTATAAACAATACTCCTGGCACCAATTCAGCAATTCCTtgatcaatatatttattcactactttatttatttcctttcgtaatttatctaaaattatataagtatgCATTAgtaagaaaaactttttctatacaaaaattttttactataatatttcagaaaaaaataattttacctgtaatttctgttttctttggTTTCATAAGCTGTCCCATCATCGACATTATATCTTGTCCTCCCTGTGGTTTAGCATTTGCAACATCTAAATCATGTAAAGTTACATCTTGAAtgacttctttcttcttgtgcACATCTCCTTTTGGTAATGGAACATATTCTTCTGCCTCCAAATCAAATTCTGTTGCAAAATTATCACTTCTTCCTTGTCTCTTTACAGCACCGCTATTTActtcaatataaattacatctcctgtttctactttttccttttgtaaaGATTCATATATAGAGGGATCAAGTTTTAATTGTTTTGTTCCCTTAGCTGTTTTCAAACCAATAACAACATGAGATACTGTTTTCCCATAACCACCCATA is a genomic window containing:
- the LOC122634053 gene encoding ruvB-like 1, which encodes MKIEEVKSTAKTQRISAHTHIKGLGLDENGTAIQAAAGLVGQELAREAAGIVVDMIKSKKMAGRAVLLAGPPGTGKTAIALAIAQELGNKVPFCPMVGSEVYSSEIKKTEVLMENFRRAIGLRIKETKEVYEGEVTELTPIETENPMGGYGKTVSHVVIGLKTAKGTKQLKLDPSIYESLQKEKVETGDVIYIEVNSGAVKRQGRSDNFATEFDLEAEEYVPLPKGDVHKKKEVIQDVTLHDLDVANAKPQGGQDIMSMMGQLMKPKKTEITDKLRKEINKVVNKYIDQGIAELVPGVLFIDEVHMLDIETFTYLHRALESAIAPIVIFATNRGRCVIRGTEDIISPHGIPLDLLDRLLIIRTLPYSRAEIEQIVKLRATTEGLQIDDEALSTLGELGTKTTLRYVVQLLTPAALTAKINERTNIKKEDIKEVGALFLDAKSSAKILTQNKDKFMK